The Spartobacteria bacterium genome segment AATCCTGTTTTATTCACCACAAAAGAACGCAAAGAGCGCAAAGACTCCTACAATGCTGTTCTTTTGTGTTCTATGTGCTCTTTTGCGGTTAATTTCATCGTGTAAATTCTCTCAAGAAGAAACCACATATGCCATCACAAAAATTCCCGGTCAATAACCTCGCGAATTAAGTTTGAAACAACAGGAACATCATCATCGTGCAGGTGTCCGATGGTCTTTATAAGCATAGAACCAGACAAGGTAACGATCATGGCCTTGGCCCATGTTGGTTTCAGCAATCCAGCCTCTTTCCAGCACGACACAGCGCATTGATCCGCCTGCTGTACACTGGTTAATGGCACCAAAATATAGTCATGATAACGTGTTGTATACTCCTGTGCATTTACGATAACGGCTGGTCGTTTTTTAGTTGAAGACAAATCTGTAAACGGGAAACGAACCAAAACGATATCGCCCGATTTAAAGCTGATCATAATCGGCATCCTCGTCATTATCCCATACATTCTCTAAAGCCGTGCTCTGAGGCATCATCCACCCACTACGCTGTTTCGAATTGAGATCAGACTCACCGCCCTGAAACACAACAATCACATCCTGATGTTCCTCCACCGGCGGTTTCTCCAGCCACTTCACCTGTCCGTTTTCATATTCAGCTTTCACTGCCAGCATAACCAACCTCCTAACCTGTTCAACAATCACATTTGTCTATAGAAAACTACCCCTATCACCAGAAAACAACAAACAGAAATCTGCGTAATCC includes the following:
- a CDS encoding type II toxin-antitoxin system PemK/MazF family toxin; this encodes MYGIMTRMPIMISFKSGDIVLVRFPFTDLSSTKKRPAVIVNAQEYTTRYHDYILVPLTSVQQADQCAVSCWKEAGLLKPTWAKAMIVTLSGSMLIKTIGHLHDDDVPVVSNLIREVIDREFL